The Candidatus Pantoea soli genome window below encodes:
- the pflA gene encoding pyruvate formate lyase 1-activating protein translates to MSTLGRIHSFESCGTVDGPGIRFITFFQGCLMRCLYCHNRDTWDTHCGKEITVEALMKEVLSYRHFMNASGGGVTASGGEAILQAEFVRDWFRACKAEGIHTCLDTNGFVRRYDPVIDELLDVTDLVMLDLKQINDDIHQILVGVSNHRTLDFARYLQKRGKRTWIRYVVVPGYSDDDDSVHRLGAFTQDMDNIEKIELLPYHELGKHKWIAMGEEYKLEGVKPPDRETMERVKNILAGYGHQVMY, encoded by the coding sequence ATGTCTACCCTCGGTCGAATCCATTCGTTTGAATCCTGCGGCACCGTTGACGGTCCCGGCATCCGCTTCATCACCTTTTTCCAGGGCTGCCTGATGCGCTGTCTCTACTGCCACAACCGCGATACCTGGGATACGCACTGCGGCAAAGAAATTACCGTAGAAGCCCTGATGAAAGAGGTGCTGTCGTATCGCCACTTCATGAACGCTTCCGGCGGCGGCGTGACGGCCTCAGGCGGTGAAGCGATTCTGCAGGCGGAGTTCGTGCGCGACTGGTTCCGCGCCTGTAAAGCGGAAGGTATTCACACCTGCCTGGACACCAACGGCTTTGTCCGCCGCTACGACCCGGTGATTGACGAACTGCTCGACGTGACCGATCTGGTTATGCTCGATCTCAAACAGATCAATGATGATATCCATCAGATTCTGGTGGGGGTGTCCAACCACCGCACGCTGGATTTTGCGCGCTATTTACAGAAGCGTGGAAAGCGCACATGGATACGCTATGTGGTGGTGCCCGGCTATTCAGACGACGATGACTCAGTGCATCGCCTGGGTGCCTTTACGCAGGACATGGATAATATTGAGAAAATAGAACTGCTGCCCTATCACGAGCTGGGTAAACACAAGTGGATAGCCATGGGCGAAGAGTACAAGCTGGAAGGGGTTAAGCCGCCGGATCGGGAAACCATGGAGCGGGTAAAAAATATTCTGGCCGGTTACGGTCATCAGGTGATGTACTGA
- the aroA gene encoding 3-phosphoshikimate 1-carboxyvinyltransferase, giving the protein MQDSLTLQPIARVDGTVNLPGSKSVSNRALLLAALANGTTRLTNLLDSDDVRHMLNALEALGVHYTLSADRTVCEVTGMAGPLQSGQPLELFLGNAGTAMRPLAAALCLGEQSVVLTGEPRMKERPIGHLVDALRQGGARIDYLEQTDYPPLRLHGGFTGGDVSVDGSVSSQFLTALLMTAPLAPRDTTITIKGELVSKPYIDITLHLMRCFGVEVDNQHYQRFVVKGQQHYQAPGDYLVEGDASSASYFLAAAAIRGGTVRVTGIGRNSVQGDIRFADVLEKMGAVIEWGDDYIACTRGELNGIDMDMNHIPDAAMTIATTALFAQGTTLMRNIYNWRVKETDRLAAMATELRKVGAEVEEGHDFIRVTPPAQLQHADIGTYNDHRMAMCFSLVALSDTPVTILDPGCTAKTFPDYFQQLAKISHAS; this is encoded by the coding sequence ATGCAGGACTCCCTGACCCTACAACCGATTGCCCGCGTGGATGGCACGGTCAACTTACCGGGTTCGAAAAGCGTTTCGAACCGCGCCCTGTTACTGGCGGCACTGGCGAACGGCACCACGCGCCTGACCAATCTGCTGGATAGCGATGATGTCAGACACATGCTGAATGCGCTGGAAGCGCTGGGCGTCCACTATACGCTCTCTGCCGATCGGACCGTGTGTGAAGTCACCGGCATGGCGGGGCCGCTGCAGTCCGGCCAGCCGCTGGAGCTGTTTCTCGGTAACGCCGGCACCGCTATGCGTCCGCTGGCCGCTGCGCTCTGCCTCGGCGAGCAATCCGTGGTGCTGACCGGTGAACCGCGTATGAAAGAACGGCCGATTGGTCACCTGGTGGATGCGCTGCGTCAGGGCGGTGCCCGCATCGATTATCTTGAGCAGACCGATTATCCACCGCTGCGCCTGCACGGCGGTTTTACCGGCGGTGATGTAAGCGTAGACGGTAGCGTGTCCAGCCAGTTCCTGACGGCCCTGCTGATGACCGCGCCGCTGGCTCCGCGCGACACCACCATTACCATCAAAGGCGAATTGGTTTCTAAACCTTACATTGATATCACGCTGCATCTGATGCGCTGCTTTGGCGTAGAGGTAGATAACCAGCACTATCAGCGCTTTGTGGTCAAAGGCCAGCAGCATTATCAGGCACCCGGTGATTACCTGGTCGAAGGCGATGCTTCCTCAGCCTCCTATTTCCTTGCCGCAGCGGCAATCAGAGGCGGCACGGTGCGCGTAACCGGCATTGGCCGCAACAGCGTGCAGGGTGACATTCGTTTTGCTGACGTGCTGGAAAAAATGGGCGCGGTGATTGAATGGGGCGATGATTACATTGCCTGCACGCGCGGCGAGCTGAACGGCATCGATATGGATATGAACCACATTCCGGATGCGGCGATGACCATTGCGACGACCGCGCTGTTTGCTCAGGGAACCACTCTGATGCGCAATATCTATAACTGGCGCGTTAAAGAGACCGATCGCCTGGCGGCGATGGCGACTGAACTGCGTAAGGTTGGCGCGGAAGTGGAAGAGGGGCACGACTTTATTCGCGTTACCCCGCCCGCGCAGCTGCAGCACGCGGATATCGGCACCTACAACGATCACCGTATGGCGATGTGCTTCTCGCTGGTGGCGCTGTCGGACACGCCGGTCACCATCCTCGATCCCGGCTGCACGGCGAAAACCTTTCCCGATTACTTCCAGCAGTTAGCGAAAATCAGCCACGCTTCATAA
- the cmk gene encoding (d)CMP kinase, with protein MTAIAPVITIDGPSGAGKGTLCKAMAESLQWHLLDSGAIYRVLALAALHHQVDIESEEALVPMAAHLDVRFLSVDGEMQVVLEGEDVTGEIRTQEVSNTASRVAAFPRVREALLRRQRAFREEPGLIADGRDMGTVVFPDAPVKIFLDASPEERAQRRMLQLQEKGFSVNFDRLLSEIKERDDRDRNRAIAPLVPAADALLLDSTRMSIEQVIEKALDYARQKLGM; from the coding sequence ATGACAGCAATCGCCCCGGTAATTACCATTGACGGCCCAAGCGGCGCAGGTAAAGGGACATTATGTAAAGCGATGGCGGAGTCATTACAGTGGCATCTGCTGGATTCAGGCGCAATTTACCGCGTGCTGGCCCTGGCCGCGCTGCATCACCAGGTTGATATCGAATCTGAAGAAGCGCTGGTGCCAATGGCTGCGCATCTTGACGTGCGTTTTCTGTCTGTCGACGGCGAAATGCAGGTGGTGCTGGAAGGTGAAGACGTCACCGGTGAAATCCGCACGCAGGAAGTCAGCAACACCGCCTCGCGCGTGGCGGCCTTTCCCCGGGTGCGCGAAGCGCTGCTGCGACGTCAGCGCGCCTTCCGCGAAGAGCCGGGGCTGATCGCTGACGGACGCGACATGGGCACGGTGGTTTTCCCGGATGCGCCGGTCAAAATTTTCCTTGATGCCAGCCCGGAAGAGCGGGCGCAGCGCCGTATGCTACAGTTGCAGGAAAAGGGCTTTAGTGTTAACTTTGATCGCCTTTTATCCGAGATAAAAGAGCGCGACGACCGCGATCGCAACCGCGCCATCGCGCCGCTGGTGCCCGCCGCCGATGCACTTCTGCTGGATTCAACCCGCATGAGCATTGAGCAGGTAATTGAAAAGGCACTGGATTATGCCCGCCAGAAACTGGGCATGTAA
- the focA gene encoding formate transporter FocA, with protein MKADNPFNALLPAAMAKVAEDAGVYKATKHPLTTFFLAITAGVFISIAFVFYLTATTGSGVMPWGIAKLIGGICFSLGLMLVVVCGADLFTSTVLIVVAKASGRITWLQLGRHWLNVYIGNLCGALFFVLLIWLAGEHQVAEGAWGLNLLQTADHKMHHSFIEAVSLGTLANLMVCLAVWMSYSGRSLIDKMVAMILPVAMFVACGFEHSIANMFLIPMAIVVRDFASPAFWQMTGASAAQFPALDAGNFILHNLIPVTLGNIIGGGLLVGLTYWVIYLRGESPAH; from the coding sequence GTGAAAGCTGACAACCCTTTTAATGCATTACTCCCCGCGGCGATGGCAAAAGTGGCTGAAGATGCCGGGGTGTATAAAGCGACAAAACATCCTCTGACCACCTTCTTTCTGGCCATCACCGCCGGCGTATTTATCTCTATCGCCTTTGTTTTCTACCTTACAGCCACAACCGGCAGCGGCGTGATGCCGTGGGGCATCGCTAAGCTCATCGGTGGCATCTGTTTTTCCCTTGGTCTGATGCTGGTGGTGGTGTGCGGGGCCGATCTCTTTACCTCAACCGTGCTGATTGTCGTCGCCAAAGCCAGTGGGCGCATCACCTGGCTGCAGCTGGGCCGGCACTGGCTCAATGTCTACATCGGCAACCTGTGCGGTGCCCTGTTTTTTGTGCTGCTGATCTGGCTGGCCGGTGAGCACCAGGTGGCAGAGGGTGCCTGGGGCCTGAATCTGCTGCAGACGGCCGATCACAAAATGCATCACAGCTTTATTGAAGCCGTCAGCCTCGGCACGCTGGCCAATCTGATGGTGTGTCTGGCGGTGTGGATGAGTTATTCCGGCCGCAGCCTGATTGACAAAATGGTGGCGATGATACTGCCGGTCGCGATGTTTGTTGCCTGCGGCTTCGAACACAGCATCGCTAATATGTTCCTGATCCCGATGGCGATTGTCGTAAGAGATTTTGCCAGCCCGGCATTCTGGCAGATGACTGGCGCCAGTGCAGCGCAGTTTCCGGCGCTGGATGCCGGCAACTTTATTCTTCACAACCTGATTCCGGTTACCCTCGGTAATATCATCGGCGGCGGATTACTGGTCGGGTTGACCTACTGGGTTATCTATCTGCGCGGAGAATCTCCGGCCCATTAA
- the ycaO gene encoding 30S ribosomal protein S12 methylthiotransferase accessory factor YcaO has translation MTQTFIPGKDAALEDSIARFQQKLQDLGFNIEEASWLNPVPHVWSVHIRDRDCPLCFTNGKGASKKAALASALGEYFERLSTNYFFADFWLGESIASGDFVHYPNEKWFPLPEDDSLPAGILDARLRAFYDPEASLSASDLIDLQSGNTERGICGLPFTRQSDQQTVYIPMNIIGNLYVSNGMSAGNTANEARVQGLSEVFERHIKNRIIAESISLPEIPDAVMQRYPGVVEAIARLEAEGFPIFAYDASLGGHYPVICVVLFNPANGTCFASFGAHPDFGVALERTVTELLQGRSLKDLDVFTPPTFDDEEVAEHANLETHFIDSSGLISWDMFKEDADYPFVDWSFAGSTHEEFDTLMAIFRAEDKEVYIADYEHLGVYACRIIVPGMSDIYPAEDLLLANNNMGASLRETLLALPASQWEPEAYLDLIVQLDEEGHDDFTRVRELLGLATGKDNGWFTLRIGELKAMLALAGGDLDQALIWTEWTMEFNQSIFSEERANYYRCLQTLLLLAMEEEREPLQYHRAFVRMYGQSAVEAASAAISGEAPFYGLQPVDADLKAFPAHQALLAAYEKLQAAKRRYWSAN, from the coding sequence ATGACGCAAACGTTTATTCCAGGTAAAGATGCTGCACTGGAAGACTCCATCGCACGCTTCCAGCAGAAACTGCAGGATCTGGGTTTCAATATTGAAGAAGCGTCCTGGCTGAACCCGGTCCCGCACGTCTGGTCTGTCCATATCCGCGATCGCGACTGTCCGCTGTGCTTTACGAATGGCAAAGGTGCCAGTAAAAAAGCGGCGCTGGCTTCTGCACTGGGTGAATACTTTGAGCGTCTCTCCACTAACTATTTCTTTGCCGATTTCTGGCTGGGTGAGTCCATCGCCAGTGGCGATTTCGTCCACTATCCCAACGAGAAATGGTTCCCGCTGCCGGAAGATGACAGCCTGCCAGCCGGCATTCTGGACGCGCGCCTGCGTGCCTTTTACGATCCGGAAGCAAGCCTGAGCGCCTCTGATCTGATTGACCTGCAGTCCGGCAATACCGAACGCGGCATCTGCGGCCTGCCCTTTACACGTCAGTCCGATCAGCAGACGGTCTATATTCCGATGAACATTATCGGCAACCTGTATGTGTCCAACGGCATGTCAGCCGGTAACACCGCGAACGAAGCGCGCGTGCAGGGCCTGTCTGAAGTGTTTGAGCGCCACATCAAAAACCGCATCATCGCCGAATCCATCAGCCTGCCGGAGATTCCTGATGCGGTGATGCAGCGCTATCCGGGCGTGGTGGAAGCCATCGCGCGGCTTGAAGCCGAAGGGTTCCCGATCTTCGCCTATGACGCATCGCTGGGCGGCCACTATCCGGTTATCTGTGTGGTCCTGTTCAACCCGGCTAACGGCACCTGTTTTGCTTCCTTTGGCGCGCACCCGGACTTCGGCGTGGCGCTGGAGCGCACCGTGACCGAACTGCTGCAGGGACGTAGTCTGAAAGATCTTGACGTGTTCACCCCGCCCACCTTCGATGACGAAGAAGTTGCCGAGCATGCTAACCTGGAAACTCACTTTATCGATTCCAGCGGTCTGATTTCATGGGATATGTTCAAAGAGGACGCGGACTATCCGTTTGTAGACTGGAGCTTTGCCGGCAGCACGCATGAAGAGTTCGATACGCTGATGGCGATTTTCCGCGCCGAAGACAAAGAAGTCTACATTGCCGATTATGAGCATCTGGGCGTGTATGCCTGCCGGATTATTGTACCGGGCATGTCAGACATCTATCCGGCAGAAGATCTGCTGCTGGCGAACAACAATATGGGTGCCTCGCTGCGTGAAACGCTGCTGGCCCTGCCGGCCAGCCAATGGGAGCCGGAAGCGTATCTGGATCTGATCGTTCAGCTGGATGAAGAAGGCCATGACGATTTTACCCGCGTACGCGAACTGCTGGGCCTGGCAACCGGCAAAGACAACGGCTGGTTTACGCTGCGTATCGGTGAGCTGAAAGCAATGCTGGCGCTGGCAGGCGGCGATCTGGATCAGGCGCTGATCTGGACCGAATGGACAATGGAATTCAACCAGTCCATCTTCAGCGAAGAGCGTGCTAACTACTACCGCTGCCTGCAGACGCTGCTGTTGCTGGCTATGGAAGAAGAGCGCGAGCCGCTGCAGTATCATCGCGCCTTTGTCCGTATGTATGGTCAGTCTGCGGTGGAAGCCGCTTCAGCCGCAATCAGTGGTGAAGCGCCATTCTACGGCCTGCAGCCGGTGGATGCGGACCTGAAAGCCTTCCCGGCCCATCAGGCGCTGCTGGCAGCCTATGAAAAACTGCAGGCGGCAAAACGTCGCTACTGGTCAGCAAACTAA
- a CDS encoding MFS transporter, translating into MSTWSRPVLLLLCGLMLMTVSIAVLNTLVPLWLTHDLLPTWQVGMASSAYYTGNLLGTLMAGWLINRYGFNRCFYLASVLFALATSGMALLDGFYSWTALRFIAGTGCALIWVVVESALLCSGTVRNRGQLLAAYMIVYYLGTVAGQLLVSRVSTELLQVIPWVSALIVCAMLPVLFLRVNAGAATEETSTTRIWSMLRRRSSRLGINGCIISGIVLGSLYGLMPLYLSHQGMSDATVGYWMALLVSAGIVGQWPVGRLADRFGRLMVLRVQVFVVILGAMAMLGDTAMAPALFILGLAGFTLYPVAMSWACETVAHHELVAMNQALLFSYTIGSLVGPGMTSMLMQNYSDRLLFVMIAAVALVYLVMLLRKADHHVTPVAHA; encoded by the coding sequence ATGTCAACCTGGTCGCGTCCCGTCCTGCTGCTGCTTTGTGGCCTGATGCTTATGACGGTGTCTATTGCTGTGCTCAATACTCTGGTGCCGTTATGGCTGACTCACGATTTGCTGCCGACATGGCAGGTCGGGATGGCCAGCTCTGCCTATTACACCGGTAACCTGCTGGGCACGCTGATGGCAGGCTGGCTGATCAATCGCTACGGTTTTAACCGTTGCTTCTACCTCGCCAGCGTCCTGTTCGCGCTCGCCACCAGCGGCATGGCGCTGCTCGACGGGTTCTATAGCTGGACCGCGCTGCGGTTTATCGCCGGTACGGGCTGTGCCCTGATTTGGGTGGTGGTTGAGAGCGCTTTGCTCTGCAGTGGCACGGTACGCAACCGTGGACAGCTGCTGGCTGCGTATATGATCGTTTACTATCTGGGCACGGTGGCTGGCCAGCTGCTGGTGAGTCGCGTTTCGACTGAGCTGCTGCAGGTCATCCCGTGGGTCAGCGCGCTGATTGTCTGCGCCATGCTGCCGGTACTGTTCCTGCGCGTTAACGCGGGTGCTGCGACAGAAGAGACTTCCACCACGCGAATCTGGAGCATGCTGCGCCGCCGCAGTTCACGTCTGGGCATCAACGGCTGCATTATCTCTGGTATCGTGCTGGGTTCCCTCTACGGGCTGATGCCGCTGTATCTTTCCCATCAGGGCATGAGTGATGCCACTGTGGGTTACTGGATGGCGCTGCTGGTCAGTGCCGGTATCGTCGGCCAGTGGCCGGTGGGCCGCCTGGCAGATCGCTTTGGCCGGCTGATGGTGCTGCGCGTGCAGGTGTTTGTGGTGATTCTTGGTGCGATGGCGATGCTGGGCGATACCGCCATGGCACCGGCGCTGTTTATTCTCGGTCTGGCTGGCTTTACGCTCTATCCGGTGGCGATGTCGTGGGCCTGTGAAACCGTGGCGCACCATGAGCTGGTGGCAATGAATCAGGCGCTGCTGTTCAGCTATACCATTGGCAGCCTCGTTGGTCCGGGCATGACGTCAATGCTGATGCAGAACTACTCCGATCGCCTGCTGTTTGTGATGATCGCGGCGGTGGCGCTGGTCTATCTGGTTATGCTGCTGCGTAAAGCGGACCATCACGTTACGCCCGTGGCGCATGCCTGA
- the serC gene encoding 3-phosphoserine/phosphohydroxythreonine transaminase yields the protein MTQVYNFSSGPAMLPVEVLRRAEQELTNWRGLGTSVMEISHRSKEFIEVAETAEQDFRDLLKIPAGYKVLFCHGGARAQFAAIPGNLLGDATTADYIDGGYWAHSAIKEAEKYCSPNTIDIKTTRDGKRALLPMREWQLSDDAAYVHYCPNETIDGTAIDEEPDFGDKVVVADLSSTILSRPLDVSRYGLIYAGAQKNIGPAGLTLVVVREDLLGKAQRYVPSILDYKVLAENDSMFNTPPTFAWYLSGLVFKWLKEKGGVAEMARINQAKASLLYSVIDQSGFYRNEVADENRSRMNVPFQLADAALDKVFLEESLKAGLHALKGHRVVGGMRASIYNAMPLEGVKALTEFMIDFERRHG from the coding sequence ATGACGCAGGTTTATAATTTTAGCTCCGGACCGGCCATGCTGCCGGTGGAAGTGCTTCGTCGTGCAGAACAGGAACTGACAAACTGGCGTGGGCTGGGCACCTCGGTGATGGAAATCAGTCACCGCAGCAAAGAGTTCATTGAGGTCGCGGAAACGGCGGAACAGGATTTTCGCGATCTGCTGAAAATCCCGGCCGGCTACAAAGTATTATTCTGCCACGGCGGTGCCCGTGCGCAGTTTGCGGCTATCCCAGGCAACCTGCTGGGCGACGCCACCACGGCGGACTACATTGATGGCGGTTACTGGGCGCACAGCGCGATTAAAGAAGCGGAAAAATACTGCTCGCCGAACACTATTGACATCAAAACCACGCGTGACGGCAAGCGTGCGCTGTTACCTATGCGCGAATGGCAGCTGAGCGATGACGCGGCTTACGTGCATTACTGCCCGAATGAAACCATTGACGGCACGGCCATTGATGAAGAGCCGGATTTCGGTGACAAAGTGGTGGTGGCGGACCTCTCTTCTACCATCCTGTCCCGACCGCTTGATGTCAGCCGCTATGGTCTGATTTATGCCGGTGCGCAGAAGAATATCGGCCCGGCGGGGTTAACGCTGGTGGTGGTGCGGGAAGACCTGCTGGGCAAAGCGCAGCGCTATGTGCCTTCCATCCTTGACTACAAAGTGCTGGCCGAGAACGACTCGATGTTCAATACGCCGCCAACCTTTGCCTGGTATCTCTCTGGTCTGGTGTTCAAATGGCTGAAAGAGAAGGGCGGCGTGGCGGAAATGGCCAGAATCAATCAGGCGAAAGCCAGCCTGTTGTATAGCGTCATTGACCAGAGTGGCTTTTACCGCAACGAAGTGGCCGATGAGAACCGCTCGCGCATGAACGTGCCGTTCCAGCTGGCGGATGCCGCGCTTGATAAAGTCTTCCTTGAAGAGTCGCTGAAAGCAGGCCTGCATGCCCTGAAAGGCCACCGCGTGGTTGGCGGCATGCGTGCCTCGATCTACAATGCGATGCCGCTGGAAGGCGTTAAAGCACTGACTGAATTCATGATTGATTTCGAACGCCGTCACGGCTGA
- the pflB gene encoding formate C-acetyltransferase: MSELNEKMASAWEGFHAGEWQNSVNVRDFIQKNYTPYEGDESFLAGATAATTTLWNSVLEGIKIENRTHAPVDFDTDLASTITSHDAGYINKSLETIVGLQTEAPLKRAIIPFGGIKMVEGSCKVYGRELDPALKKVFTDYRKTHNQGVFDVYTPDILRCRKSGVLTGLPDAYGRGRIIGDYRRVALYGIDYLMKDKVAQFNSLQHDLENGVNLEATIRLREEITEQHRALGQIKEMAAKYGCDISVPATTAQEAVQWTYFGYLAAVKSQNGAAMSFGRVSTFLDIYIERDMQAGRLTEEQAQELIDHLVMKLRMVRFLRTPEYDELFSGDPIWATESLAGMGVDGRTLVTKTTFRFLNTLYTMGPSPEPNMTILWSEKLPVNFKKYAAKVSIDTSSLQYENDDLMRPDFNNDDYAIACCVSPMIVGKQMQFFGARANLAKTLLYAINGGVDEKLKMQVGPKEAPIMDDVLDFDTVMARMDHFMDWLAKQYVTALNIIHYMHDKYSYEAALMALHDRDVYRTMACGIAGLSVAADSLSAIKYARVKPIRDADGLAIDFDIEGDYPQFGNNDPRVDDMACDLVERFMKKIQQLQTYRNAVPTQSVLTITSNVVYGKKTGNTPDGRRAGAPFGPGANPMHGRDQKGAVASLTSVAKLPFAYAKDGISYTFSIVPNALGKDDNVRKTNLAGLMDGYFHHEAHIEGGQHLNVNVMNREMLLDAMEHPEKYPQLTIRVSGYAVRFNSLTKEQQQDVITRTFTQSL; this comes from the coding sequence ATGTCCGAACTTAATGAAAAAATGGCGTCAGCCTGGGAAGGGTTTCACGCCGGCGAGTGGCAGAACAGCGTCAACGTCCGTGACTTTATCCAGAAAAACTATACGCCGTATGAAGGTGATGAATCCTTCCTCGCCGGCGCTACCGCAGCCACCACAACCCTGTGGAATAGCGTGCTGGAAGGGATCAAAATTGAAAACCGCACGCACGCCCCGGTGGATTTTGATACGGATTTAGCCTCAACCATTACTTCGCACGATGCCGGCTACATTAATAAATCGCTGGAAACCATTGTCGGCCTGCAGACTGAAGCCCCGCTGAAACGCGCCATCATTCCGTTTGGCGGCATTAAAATGGTGGAAGGCTCCTGTAAAGTTTACGGCCGTGAACTGGACCCGGCGCTGAAAAAAGTGTTTACCGATTACCGTAAAACCCATAACCAGGGTGTGTTTGACGTCTACACGCCGGATATCCTGCGCTGCCGTAAATCCGGCGTGCTGACCGGTTTACCGGATGCCTACGGTCGCGGTCGCATCATTGGCGATTACCGCCGCGTTGCGCTGTACGGTATCGACTATCTGATGAAAGACAAAGTGGCGCAGTTTAATTCACTGCAGCACGACCTGGAAAACGGCGTAAACCTTGAAGCCACTATCCGTCTGCGTGAAGAGATCACAGAGCAGCACCGCGCGCTGGGCCAGATCAAAGAGATGGCCGCAAAATACGGCTGTGATATCTCTGTCCCGGCCACCACGGCGCAGGAAGCTGTGCAGTGGACCTACTTTGGCTATCTGGCTGCGGTGAAGTCGCAGAATGGTGCCGCCATGTCGTTTGGCCGCGTCTCAACCTTCCTAGATATCTATATTGAACGCGATATGCAGGCCGGCAGGCTGACGGAAGAGCAGGCGCAGGAGCTGATCGATCATCTGGTGATGAAACTGCGTATGGTGCGTTTCCTGCGGACACCGGAATATGATGAGCTGTTCTCAGGCGACCCGATCTGGGCTACCGAATCGCTGGCCGGCATGGGCGTTGATGGACGCACGCTGGTGACCAAAACCACCTTCCGCTTCCTGAACACCCTGTACACCATGGGCCCGTCGCCGGAGCCAAACATGACCATTCTGTGGTCAGAAAAACTGCCGGTAAACTTCAAAAAATACGCAGCCAAAGTCTCTATCGACACCTCTTCGCTGCAGTATGAAAATGACGACCTGATGCGTCCGGATTTCAATAACGATGACTACGCTATCGCCTGCTGCGTCAGCCCGATGATTGTCGGTAAACAGATGCAGTTCTTTGGTGCCCGCGCTAACCTGGCAAAAACCCTGCTGTACGCAATCAACGGCGGCGTTGATGAAAAACTGAAAATGCAGGTTGGCCCGAAAGAAGCGCCGATCATGGATGACGTGCTGGATTTTGACACCGTGATGGCGCGGATGGATCACTTCATGGACTGGCTGGCAAAACAGTACGTGACCGCACTGAACATCATTCATTACATGCACGATAAGTACAGCTATGAAGCCGCTCTGATGGCGCTGCATGACCGCGATGTTTATCGCACCATGGCGTGCGGTATCGCGGGCCTGTCAGTAGCTGCCGATTCGCTGTCAGCCATCAAGTATGCCCGGGTGAAACCGATCCGCGATGCGGATGGCCTGGCCATTGATTTTGACATCGAAGGCGACTACCCGCAGTTTGGTAATAACGACCCGCGCGTTGACGATATGGCCTGCGACCTGGTTGAACGTTTCATGAAGAAAATTCAGCAGCTGCAGACTTACCGTAACGCGGTGCCGACGCAGTCTGTGCTGACGATTACCTCAAACGTGGTCTACGGTAAGAAAACCGGTAATACACCGGACGGTCGTCGCGCGGGTGCGCCATTCGGACCCGGTGCCAACCCGATGCACGGCCGCGATCAGAAAGGCGCGGTTGCCTCACTGACGTCAGTAGCAAAACTGCCGTTTGCCTATGCGAAAGACGGTATTTCGTATACGTTCTCCATCGTACCGAATGCGCTGGGTAAAGATGACAACGTGCGAAAAACCAACCTCGCTGGCCTGATGGATGGTTACTTCCATCACGAAGCACACATTGAGGGCGGTCAGCACCTTAACGTTAACGTGATGAATCGTGAGATGCTGCTGGATGCCATGGAGCACCCGGAAAAATATCCGCAGCTGACTATCCGCGTCTCCGGCTATGCGGTGCGCTTTAACTCACTGACCAAAGAGCAGCAGCAGGACGTCATTACCCGCACGTTCACGCAGTCGCTGTAA